The DNA region AATGGCTGCGGCCGTGCTGCGCAAGCATGGCGCGCATCGCGGCTTTGGCGGCAGGTTTCGCCATGCCTTGCTGGTGCAGGCCAAAGGATAATTCCTCGGCCACGGTTGGGAAGATGATTTGATGGTCGGGGTTCTGGAACAAGATCCCGAGCCGCGACAGGATCGCCTTGCGGTCGCGCGCAGGGTCCAGCCCATCGACGCGCACGGTGCCGGTGGCGGGGGCCACAAGGCCCGAAAGCAGGCGCAACAGGCTGGTTTTCCCCGAACCGTTGCGCCCGATAATGCCGATGCGTTGCTCTGTCAGCGACAGCGTCAGATCGGACAGGATCACACGACCGGCGGCGGTAAAGCCTGCGTTTTCAAGGGTCAATCCGACGGGAGGGTTTGGCGGGGGCATAGGCTCTATCGGCTCGGGCTGCGGTTGGGGGCTTTTACCCTGCCAGCCCGCCCGTGCCAAGCACCCACGGAAAAAGCTGCCCCGCGTCAGCAGTCAGCAATAAAGCGCTCGCCGCGGCTGTTGCGGTAATAACACTGGTCTTTGCCGGGTGCAGTGCCGATCAAGGTAGAGGCGGCAACACCTGCAGCGGCACCAAGGGCGGCACCTGTCAGGCGGTCATCCTTATTGGAAACAGCAGCGCCCAGAACGCCGCCAGCAACGGCCCCTGCGGCCGCATTTTGATTGGCAGTTTGGCAGCCCGCAAGGGACAGCGCGATAACGGGAAGGGAAAGCAGTAGCGTTTTCATGGCATCCTCACTCAAAAATGATTGTCTGAGAGGGAACGCATGATCTGCAGAAAAGTTCCCTAGAATTTCAAAAAACCAAGGAGGCCGGAAAAGGGAACGCAAATCCCCTTTTCCGATGTTTCAAATGGCTTAGCCTTTGCGCGCGGCAGCGACGGAAGCCTCCAGGATATCCATTGCCTCGGCGAAATGCTCATCAGGAATGGTGATCGGCGCGAGGAAGCGGATCACGTTGCCGTAGACACCGCAGGTCAGCAGGATCAGGTTGCGCTTCAATGCCTCCATCCGCACCCGGTTGGTGAAATCCGGATCAGGGGCATGCGTGGCCGGATCGCCAAACTCCACCGCGACCATAAAGCCGGGACCGCGAATATCGATCACCTCGGGAGAGGTGGAGCGAATCGCCTCCAGCTTTTGGCGCAAGCGGCTGCCAAGTTCGTTGGCGCGGTCGCAAAGGCCCTCTTCCTCGATGATGTCGAGGACGGCATTTGCCGCCGCAATCCCCAAGGGGTTGCCCGCATAGGTGCCCCCCAAGCCGCCGGGACGGGCCGCATCCATCAGGTCCGCGCGACCGGTGACCGCCGCCAAAGGCAAGCCGCCTGCCAGACCTTTGGCCATGGTGGTAATATCGGCGGCCACGTCATAGCCGTCCATCGCAAACATCGTGCCGGTGCGGGCAAAACCGGTTTGCACCTCATCGGCGATCATCACGATGCCATGCTCGTTACAAAATGCCCGCAGGCTGCGCAGCAAATCTGGCGGCGCGGGGTAAAAGCCGCCTTCGCCCTGCACAGGTTCAAAGATGATGGCGGCTACGCGGTCCGGGTCCAGATCCGATTTGAAGAGCTTGTTGAGCGAGGACATCGCATCGGCGGTCGAGATGCCGTGAATGTCTTGCGGGAAGGGCACGTGATAGACATCGGGCATCATCGCGCCAAAGCCTTTTTTGTAAGGCTCCACCTTGCCGGTCAGCGACATGCCCATGAACGTGCGGCCATGGAAGGCACCGCCAAAAGCGACGATCGCAGGGCGGCCCGTGGCAATACGCGCAACTTTAATTGCGTTCTCAACGGCTTCGGCACCGGTGGTGACAAAGATCGTCTTTTTGGGGAAATCACCGGGGACCAGTTCGTTCAGGCGTTCTGCCAGGCGGACGTAGGGCTCATAGGGCATGACCTGATGGCAGGTGTGTGTGAAACGGCCAAGCTGCTCGGTCACGGCGGCCATCACCTTGGGGTGGCAGTGGCCGGTATTGACCACGGCGATGCCAGCGGCAAAGTCGATATAACGGGTGCCTTCAATATCCCACACTTCGGAATTGAGCGCGCGATCTGCATAGATCTGCGTCAACATACCTACACCGCGCGAGATTGCCTTATCCTTGCGCTCGGCCACTTCTGCATTCAACATCGTCTATACCTCGATTAAAGATCATCACAGATATGACGCCTTTTTAAGCGCCGCTTCAACAGACGATTGCAGCGGCAGGGAATGATCTTGTCGATTTGCCAAAATGGCTGCCGTAAGCGGAGGTAAACGGCGCGGGCTAGTCTTCGCGCCCGGTTTCGCGGACCATGCGATCGGCTTTTTTGCGGATCAGAACTGATTTGAGGTCATGCATCGCCATAAGCAGCGCGTCGGTTACTTGGTCCAACTGCGCGTCAGAGGCGCGGGTCTGCACCCATTGGCTGGTCAGGTTCATATGGTCGACGGCGCGTATGATATCATCGACCTCGCGCTCTGCCAGTTGGTTCGTGCGCCACGCGACCCAACTTTGGATTTCGGCGATATCCTTGGGGGTCAGGCTGCGATCCCCTTGGGGTTTGACCTCACCGTTGCGGATATTGACGGTGGCGATCTGGTCCATGTCAATGCGGCGCTGGCGGTTGTCGGCATCCACCCGAAACACCAAGGCCCCGTTGTCGCGCACCCGAAAGTAATACTCTGGCAGGTCATTCATCTGTTTGCCCCTGTTGCACGATCACTCTGCGTTCATTGCGAAAAACCCGGCCACGCATAGAACGCGGCCGGGTGGTTTGGATTAACGCAAGCCCGCGCAGAAGGTCTGGATGCGGGTGCAGGCCTCTGTCAGCGTGTCGTCGGCAGTTGCATAGCTGACACGGAAGTTTGGCGACAACCCGAAGGCCGCACCAAAGACCACGGCCACGCCGGTTTCTTCCAGCAGGGCGGTGGCAAAGACTTCATCATCGGTGATCTTGGTGCCGGCAGGGGAAGTCTTGCCAATGCAGCCCGAGATGTCGGGATAGACGTAGAAAGCGCCTTCAGGCTTGGGGCAGGTGATGCCCTCGGCCTCATTAAGCATGCCCACCACCAAATCACGACGGCGCTGGAACAGGGCTTTGTTGTCGGTCAGGAACTCTTGCGGGCCGGTCAGCGCTTCCAAAGCGGCATATTGGCTGACGGAACAAGGGTTGGAGGTGGATTGCGACTGGATCGTGCCCATCGCCTTGATCAGCGCTACCGGCCCCGCGGCAAAGCCGATGCGCCAGCCGGTCATTGCATAGGCCTTGGACACACCATTGCAGGTCAATGTACGGTCATAAAGGCCGGGTTCCACCTGCGCGGGGGTGCAGAATTCGAAGTCATCAAAGACGAGGTGTTCATACATATCATCCGACATCACCCAAACATGGGGATGGCGCATCAAGACATCAGTCAGCGCTTTCAGCTCGGCACGGGTATAGCCCGCACCCGTGGGATTGGAGGGACTGTTGAAGATGAACCATTTGGTCTTGGGCGTAATCGCGGCCTCCAACTGCTCGGGCTGGAGTTTGAAATCCGTCTCAATCCCTGCGGCCACCGCAACCGGCGTGCCGCCTGCCAGCAAGACCATATCGGGATAGGACACCCAATAGGGCGCAGGGATAATCACCTCATCGCCCGGATTGCAGGTCGCCATCAGCGCGTTATACAAAATCTGCTTGCCGCCCGTCCCGACAGAGATCTGGTTCGGCGCATAGGTCAGGCCGTTTTCACGCTCAAATTTCGCGCAGATCGCTTTTTTAAGCTCGGGGATGCCATCGACGGCGGTGTATTTGGTCCGGCCCGCGTCAATCGCTGCCTTGGCCGCGTCCTTGATGTTTTGCGGGGTGTCGAAATCCGGCTCCCCGGCGCCAAGGCCGATCACATCCCTGCCAGCGGCTTTCAGCTCGTTGGCTTTGGTGGTCACTGCGATGGTGGGCGAAGGTTTTACGCGGGCGAGGGTATCGGACAAAAAGGCCATTGGCAGGCTCCGGCTCAGGGGGCAAAGATGCCGCGACGGCCCCGTTTGAACTTGGCGGCCTCTTGTCATAGAATGCAGGCAGTATACGATCAAGCGATAACGAGCCCTGGGGAGTCGATGAATGACGGATACAGACAGCGCAAACTGGTATAGTGCCGAAGCGGCAACCTTTGGCGATCGCGTCGCCGGTGCCCGAGAGGCCGCAGGCCTTCGCCAAGAGGAACTTGCCCGGCGGATCGGCGTCAAGCTAAGCACCATCCAGAACTGGGAAAACGATCACTCGGAACCGCGCGCCAACAAGCTGCAGATGATGTCGGGGATGCTCAACGTGTCTATGCGTTGGCTGTTGACGGGCGAAGGCGAAGGCGTCGAAGCCCCCGTGCCGGTCAGCAACACCGATCTGAATACCGCATTGGCAGAATTGTCGCGGATGCGCGCACAAGCCTTGGCGCTGTCACAAGACATGGGCCACTTGGAAAAGCGCTTGCGCGCGATGCTACGGGAGTCGGCACAATGAATGCGGGCGTGGACGAGGTGCTAAACGAGACGCCCGAGGCGCGGCTTAAACGCATGAAGATGCGGTCATGGCGGCGCGGTACCAAAGAGATGGATATGATTCTCGGCCCCTATGCCGATGAACATCTGGCGGGCATGGATGAAGCGCGGCTGATTCTATATGATCGCCTGCTGTGGGAAAATGATCAGGAAATTTTGCCTTGGATTTTAGGGAAGGCGGAAACGCCCATTGATTACAAGGACTTGGTTGGTGAAATCGGCGTTTTTGCGCGTAATCGTCTGAAAAGATAAGCGCGAAATATTTTCGCAAATTCGAGACTAATCTAGCGCGAGTTTACCGAATGTTTGCGTTTTGTGCCGATTCTGTCCCTATCCAATTTCGGGGCGGAGAAGAGAATGACCCTACATACAAATTTGCTGGACGGCTCTGACAAGGCGTTGATGTCCAGTTATCTTGAAAGTCTTGCGCTGGTCGAACGGCTTCACCGATTGTTGCTTGATGTCGTCAAAGACGAATTTGAACGTTTAGGCGTGCTGGAGATCAATTCGGTGCAGGCACTGTTGTTGTTCAATGTTGGCGACAATGAAGTTACGGCCGGTGAGCTGAAATCGCGGGGCTATTATCAAGGCTCCAACGTGAGCTATAACCTGAAAAAGCTGGTGGAGCTGGGCTATATGCACCATCAGAGGTCCGAGATTGACCGCCGCTCTGTGCGGGTTAGCCTGACGGAAAATGGCCGGTATATCCGGACCGTTCTGAATGATCTGTTTGCGCGTCACACCGAAGGGTTTGAGCAGCGCGGGATCATCAATGCGGAAGGGATGGAAAACATCAACCAGTCGCTTAAACGGATGGAACGGTATTGGACAGACCAGATCCGGTATATTTACTAATGGGTTACCGCCAAAGCGCGGCATGGCTTGCCAGTTTGCCTTGTGTCTTTGCAAGCAGACGGTTGGCAAGTGAAGGGCGCGGAATTGCGCCATTGCGCAGCCGGTCCAGCACCACCTCGGGTGGGCAGGGCAAGCGGCTGACGGGATCAAAGTAACGCGGGTATGAAATCAGCGTTGCATGGACCAGAAGGTCCAGCGAGGTGTGACTGCGGGCGGTGCCATCGGGCTGCAAAAGGCGGCGCTGCGGCACAGGACCAAGATCATTGGTCAGCCCCCAACCGGCATAGAACGGGGTGCCCAAACAGGTGACCTTTTTGCCACGAATCAACGCCTCAAATCCCAGAAGGGATGTCATGGTCCACACCTCCTGTACCTGATCCAGCAAAGCGATGGGATCGGTCTTGTTGGCGATATAATCAACCAGGGGTACAAGCGCCTTCGGGTCAATCAGGCCCGGGCGCAGGCCCGCCTCTACATCCGGATGGGGTTTGTAGATCAAAATGGCATCGAGGTTGGCCTTGCGAGCCGCTTTTACAAGCGCAAGGTTGCTGCGTACCTGCCCTGCGCCCAAGCGGATGGACGCGTCATCCTCAACCTGTCCGGGCACTAGAATGCGGTGGCCTACGGGCAGCGTTGGCAGGGCCGTGCCGGACAGGTTATATTTGCACAAACGGTCGCGGATTACTCGTTCCACCAAAGCTCTTGCCCGAAGCTCTGCACCGGGGGGGGCGGGGCTGGTGATGATCCGCTCAAGACGGCTTTCACGGGAGGGATCATAATAGATCCCCAGATCATCGGCCACGAGGCTAAGTGGAGGGATCAGCTCTGCGCCCAAGCCGCGCGACCGCAAAAAGCCGTCTTCTACCCGCCGAATCGGTGTCGGCGCGGTCAGGCCCGCAGGTTCGGCCCCAGCCCAAACCAAAAGTCCGGCGTTAGCGGTCGCGGCGAGGGCGACAGCTTTTTCCGGTGAATCCGCAAACCTCAACGCGGTGTGACGACCGAAAACCGCCTGCAACCGGCCCCGTTTCCAAAGACGCATGCCAAGTGCGATATGGCCCGCCCGATCCTCGCGGTAGGTGCGGGCTTCCGCCTCCAATTGGTCGACGGCCTCTTCAAAGCTGCAGAGCCGGTCGCGGCAGGGATCATACCATGTCGGCGCAAGGATCATCGCGGCCGCGAAAAGCTGTTCCGGTGTCAAATTGCGTGTGCGGCGCGGGATTGAACACGCATCATCGGATGCCCCCCAACCGGCATAGAAGGGCGTGCCGAACACGCGAGGGCGATGGCCCGCCAAAATCGCCTCAAACCCCAATTGTGATGACACGGTATAAACCGCCGCGGCCCCTGCCAGCAGCATCCAAGGGGAAACCGGTGTGGTTAGCAGAGTATAGTCGGGATAGGCTGCGAAATGGCCGCCGCGCAGGCTCAGGTTGGTTTCTGGGTGTGATTTTACCACGATCCTCTTGCCCGGGTGTTCGCGCTTTGCCGCCGCCAGCATCTGGTCAAACACATCTGCACCGCAGCCCTTGAGCGAGGCATCACCTTTGGTTTGATCCACAACCAGCACATATCCGGGCGTAGGGCAAGGCAGGGACGGGTCGTGGATGTTGTACTTTGAAAGATGCAGGGCTTTCAGCCGCACGATACCCAGTGAAGCGCGCATCAAAAGATGCGAATCGTTCAGATCCTCGGTGGCTAGAATATGCTCCAACAGGGACGGTTGGCTGGCATCGAAATGGACGCCGAAAGGGTCGATAAACAGCCCCAGCGGCGCATCCCCCGCGCGGCCCGGTCTGATGGAGCGTAAAAAGGTATCCTCTACCCGGATCAAGTTTGCTGCCCGCCACGCTGCGATTGTTTCACCGCGTTTGGCATAGGGGCTGCGGCCCCAAACCGCCACGGCATCCCCTTTTGAAGGCAAGCCAAGGGTCAGGTCATAGCCCGCAAGTTGCAGTATCCGGCGCAGCCGGGGGGCACGCCAAAACCCGGCATTATATGCAAAAAGCCGCCGAGGATGCGCCCCGGCGGCTTTTGATTCAATTGGATGCGCCTGCATTTACGCTTAGTCCGACGACCCTACGGAGGAAAGCGAGCTGGCGGCACCGGCAGTCCCGGTTACGGCAGAGATGGTTTTTTGCCACTGCACGAAAGGCGCCTCGGTGACGTAAACCGTATCGCCGTCGCGGACCAAGAAATCGCGGGCCTCAAACATGCCGGTCGGCTGCGTCAGGTCGAGGACATAGACCATGCGTTGATCGCCGGTCAGGTCAGATCGGCCAAGAACGGCATTTGCGATCTCTGCCGGTTCGTTGCGGAACACAAAAACGCCAGTGGGATCCGCAAGGGAAGTATTCAACCCGCCAACCTGCGCAATCGCTTCAATCGCAGAGAGGGACTGGGTTTCAAACGGTACGCGGTTTTGCGATCCGGTTGCCCCCATCGCGACAAAGGCGCGGGTGTCACGTTCCACCACAATCCGGTCGCCCGCCCGCAGCGCAATATCCAGCGACGGGTTGGCATAGAGATCTTCCAACCAGATCTGCCCCGTTTTCCCGCCGCGCGTCACGCGCACAATGGCAACCGAGGGCTCAATAGCAGAGCCGCCTGCCTGTGCAAGCATTGCCGTCAGGGTGCGTGTCGGACGCTCGATCGGATAGACGCCCTGACCGCCAACCATGCCCGACACTGAAACAGTGGCACCGTTACCCGCAACCCGTTGCACGGTAACCTGCGGATCAGGCGTCTGACTGTCGAGCTTGCGTGTGATCAGGCGGCGCAACCCTTCGGGTGTGTTCCCCGCAGCTTTGATCCGGCCGGCGTAAGGCACGAAAATATAGCCTGCGCCGTCAACCTGCACCTCTTCCAGCGCCGAGACACGTTGCCCGGTATTGCCCAAAAGCGGGTCATCCTTGACGTTTTCAAAGACGGTCAGCGCAACCGTATCCCCCGGTGAGATTGTATCCGAGCCCATCACGCTTGCATTGCGGAAGTCGGACCCGAAGCCAAGCGCGGGAACAACAGATGTTGCGCGGGTCACACGGCTGTTGACCGTAACAATAAAGGCATCACCCTGTTTAAGCACGGAGCCCGCAAAGATTTCTTTCTTATTCGGTCCGGACCGCGGCAGCCCGCAGGATGCCAGTGCCGTAACCATAAGGACAAGGGCCAAGCCCTTGGCCCCCTTGTTTGCCGTAATT from Pseudorhodobacter turbinis includes:
- a CDS encoding energy-coupling factor ABC transporter ATP-binding protein; translated protein: MPPPNPPVGLTLENAGFTAAGRVILSDLTLSLTEQRIGIIGRNGSGKTSLLRLLSGLVAPATGTVRVDGLDPARDRKAILSRLGILFQNPDHQIIFPTVAEELSFGLHQQGMAKPAAKAAMRAMLAQHGRSHWEDRPVTALSQGQRHFLCLLSLLAMKPATILLDEPFAGLDLPTQSRLTRTFDALPQRLILITHDPAALARYDRVIWLEQGRIRADGPPTTILPDFTTEMTRLGEVDADTDLSD
- a CDS encoding glycine zipper 2TM domain-containing protein, translated to MKTLLLSLPVIALSLAGCQTANQNAAAGAVAGGVLGAAVSNKDDRLTGAALGAAAGVAASTLIGTAPGKDQCYYRNSRGERFIADC
- a CDS encoding 4-aminobutyrate--2-oxoglutarate transaminase, yielding MLNAEVAERKDKAISRGVGMLTQIYADRALNSEVWDIEGTRYIDFAAGIAVVNTGHCHPKVMAAVTEQLGRFTHTCHQVMPYEPYVRLAERLNELVPGDFPKKTIFVTTGAEAVENAIKVARIATGRPAIVAFGGAFHGRTFMGMSLTGKVEPYKKGFGAMMPDVYHVPFPQDIHGISTADAMSSLNKLFKSDLDPDRVAAIIFEPVQGEGGFYPAPPDLLRSLRAFCNEHGIVMIADEVQTGFARTGTMFAMDGYDVAADITTMAKGLAGGLPLAAVTGRADLMDAARPGGLGGTYAGNPLGIAAANAVLDIIEEEGLCDRANELGSRLRQKLEAIRSTSPEVIDIRGPGFMVAVEFGDPATHAPDPDFTNRVRMEALKRNLILLTCGVYGNVIRFLAPITIPDEHFAEAMDILEASVAAARKG
- a CDS encoding pyridoxal phosphate-dependent aminotransferase codes for the protein MAFLSDTLARVKPSPTIAVTTKANELKAAGRDVIGLGAGEPDFDTPQNIKDAAKAAIDAGRTKYTAVDGIPELKKAICAKFERENGLTYAPNQISVGTGGKQILYNALMATCNPGDEVIIPAPYWVSYPDMVLLAGGTPVAVAAGIETDFKLQPEQLEAAITPKTKWFIFNSPSNPTGAGYTRAELKALTDVLMRHPHVWVMSDDMYEHLVFDDFEFCTPAQVEPGLYDRTLTCNGVSKAYAMTGWRIGFAAGPVALIKAMGTIQSQSTSNPCSVSQYAALEALTGPQEFLTDNKALFQRRRDLVVGMLNEAEGITCPKPEGAFYVYPDISGCIGKTSPAGTKITDDEVFATALLEETGVAVVFGAAFGLSPNFRVSYATADDTLTEACTRIQTFCAGLR
- a CDS encoding helix-turn-helix domain-containing protein, which translates into the protein MTDTDSANWYSAEAATFGDRVAGAREAAGLRQEELARRIGVKLSTIQNWENDHSEPRANKLQMMSGMLNVSMRWLLTGEGEGVEAPVPVSNTDLNTALAELSRMRAQALALSQDMGHLEKRLRAMLRESAQ
- a CDS encoding succinate dehydrogenase assembly factor 2, with the translated sequence MNAGVDEVLNETPEARLKRMKMRSWRRGTKEMDMILGPYADEHLAGMDEARLILYDRLLWENDQEILPWILGKAETPIDYKDLVGEIGVFARNRLKR
- a CDS encoding MarR family winged helix-turn-helix transcriptional regulator — translated: MTLHTNLLDGSDKALMSSYLESLALVERLHRLLLDVVKDEFERLGVLEINSVQALLLFNVGDNEVTAGELKSRGYYQGSNVSYNLKKLVELGYMHHQRSEIDRRSVRVSLTENGRYIRTVLNDLFARHTEGFEQRGIINAEGMENINQSLKRMERYWTDQIRYIY
- a CDS encoding capsular polysaccharide biosynthesis protein; this encodes MQAHPIESKAAGAHPRRLFAYNAGFWRAPRLRRILQLAGYDLTLGLPSKGDAVAVWGRSPYAKRGETIAAWRAANLIRVEDTFLRSIRPGRAGDAPLGLFIDPFGVHFDASQPSLLEHILATEDLNDSHLLMRASLGIVRLKALHLSKYNIHDPSLPCPTPGYVLVVDQTKGDASLKGCGADVFDQMLAAAKREHPGKRIVVKSHPETNLSLRGGHFAAYPDYTLLTTPVSPWMLLAGAAAVYTVSSQLGFEAILAGHRPRVFGTPFYAGWGASDDACSIPRRTRNLTPEQLFAAAMILAPTWYDPCRDRLCSFEEAVDQLEAEARTYREDRAGHIALGMRLWKRGRLQAVFGRHTALRFADSPEKAVALAATANAGLLVWAGAEPAGLTAPTPIRRVEDGFLRSRGLGAELIPPLSLVADDLGIYYDPSRESRLERIITSPAPPGAELRARALVERVIRDRLCKYNLSGTALPTLPVGHRILVPGQVEDDASIRLGAGQVRSNLALVKAARKANLDAILIYKPHPDVEAGLRPGLIDPKALVPLVDYIANKTDPIALLDQVQEVWTMTSLLGFEALIRGKKVTCLGTPFYAGWGLTNDLGPVPQRRLLQPDGTARSHTSLDLLVHATLISYPRYFDPVSRLPCPPEVVLDRLRNGAIPRPSLANRLLAKTQGKLASHAALWR
- a CDS encoding polysaccharide biosynthesis/export family protein — protein: MVTALASCGLPRSGPNKKEIFAGSVLKQGDAFIVTVNSRVTRATSVVPALGFGSDFRNASVMGSDTISPGDTVALTVFENVKDDPLLGNTGQRVSALEEVQVDGAGYIFVPYAGRIKAAGNTPEGLRRLITRKLDSQTPDPQVTVQRVAGNGATVSVSGMVGGQGVYPIERPTRTLTAMLAQAGGSAIEPSVAIVRVTRGGKTGQIWLEDLYANPSLDIALRAGDRIVVERDTRAFVAMGATGSQNRVPFETQSLSAIEAIAQVGGLNTSLADPTGVFVFRNEPAEIANAVLGRSDLTGDQRMVYVLDLTQPTGMFEARDFLVRDGDTVYVTEAPFVQWQKTISAVTGTAGAASSLSSVGSSD